In the genome of Acidobacteriota bacterium, the window ACATCTTGCGAGAGCCGTTCGGATAGCGGTGATGGCACTTTCGAAGCTAACTCGGTAACTGCTTGGTCTGAATCAGAAGTTGCTTGCCTTGTGAGCAACCAAATCGCAATACTTCTGAAATCTGTGTTCTCCTCAGAAGCCAATCGAGCAAGAACCGGTGTCGCAACTGCTTCGTCCATGCTGCCGAAGATTGCTAGTGCACCAATACCCTTGTCGATAGGACGCGGACCGTGTTGCGGTAGATAGTAAACAGGTTTAGGAAAGCGAAGCCATGTCTGTCCGGCCTTCGTGACGTCGAGGCCTTCTTCCCCGAACTTTGCCATGTAAGGAAGCCAGTATCGAAGATTGATATCTGCCAAGTCTGCGCCAGAATACGTCTCGATCATGAGCTTCTTGGTCGCAACCGACTGATCATGCTTGTAGAGCAAGTTGCTCGCATTGAAGCGAAAAAATGAATCGTCTTTCCTATGTTGTATCTCTGCAAGAAGGCACGGCAGAAGAACTTTCGGATTCTTTTCCACGATGTTCCATACCTTGTCCAGTTCAGCTGACTTCGCGTCGATCTGTTCGGCAGTCAACTTCGACGGCTTGAACCCGTACGATTTATCGATGAGCCCTTTCAAATCATCGCAAGTTTGGCCCGCGATACTTAGGGCTACCGAAAGAACTGCGACCGTAATCAAGATGGAACACTTCATCATTTGTAATACTCAATTCCGCCGCATTACGGCGCTTTGGTTTTTGCAGGTACCCCGACTACCAATTCTCCGGCCTCGACATCTTTCGTCACAACACTTCCCGCTCCGGTTGCAGCGCCGTCGCCGACCTTTACCGGAGCGACTAGCATCGTGTCCGAACCGATCTTCACGTCATTGCCGATGTGGGTTTCGTGCTTGTTCTTACCATCATAGTTACAGGTGATCGTTCCCGCACCAATATTCGTCTTGTCGCCGATCGTTGCATCGCCGAGATATGTCAGGTGGTTTGCCTTTGAGCCGCGGCCGAGCTGGGTCTTCTTCATCTCGACAAAATTCCCGACCTTTGCCCCTTCCATCATTACGGCTTTTCCGCGGAGATGAGCCATCGGGCCGACGGTGCAGCCGTTCCCGATCTCCGAATCGACCACCACGCAGTTATCGAGTATTTCGACGCCGTGGCCGACCCGCGCGTTGGTCAGGCGTGTTCCCTGCCTTATCGTGCAGCCGTCGCCGATCTCGGAATTTCCCTCGACCGAAACGTTCGGATAAATGACCGTGTCGCGGCCAAACTTTGCCCGCTCGCTGATGTAAACGCTTTTCGGGTCGATAAAAGTGACGCCGCTGTCGAGCATTAGCCGCTGAACCGTACGCCGCCTTAGCACGCGCTCCATTTCGGCAAGCTGCACACGGTTGTTGACGCCTTCGATCTCCTTGTGGTCGCCATGGCTGTAAACCGCAACGTCGTCGCCCGCTTCACGAAGCATTGCCGGGACGTCCGTCAAATAGTATTCACCCTGGGCGTTGTCGTTCTTTACATCTGCCAGTGCCGCAAAAAGCTTTCGCGAATCGAAGCAGTAGATACCGGCGTTGATCTCGTTTATCTCAAGCTCGACGTTTGAAGCATCTTTCTGCTCCACGATCCGGTCGAAAAGACCTTCACCCGAGCGAACAACGCGGCCGTAACCTGTCGGGTCCTTGAGCTTAACGGTCAAAACGGTCGCCGCCGCCCCGCGTCCGCGGTGGTTGTGGTGATATTGGACCAAGGAGGCGAGTGTTTCGTGCCGTATAAGCGGGACGTCGCCTGAAAGTATCAGGAGCGTCGAATCGCGATCGGTAAAGTGATCGCGGGCCGCATTGACCGCATCGCCCGTGCCGAGCTGCTCTTTCTGCGTTACAAATTCGACGCGATCGGCCTCGATCTCTTCCAGTACGGCCTTCTTTACCTCGTCCGCCTGGTGTCCGACGACCACGTAGATCTTGTCGGGCCCGAGAGCGGCGGCCGTGCGGCAAACGTGATTGATCAGCGGCGTTTCGCCCAGCCGGTGCAGCACCTTTCGCTATGCCCGAACGCATCCGCGTTCCGAGCCCGGCGGCAAGTATCAGCACGTCGATCGGCTTATTTCCCGGAGATTCGTTTTGCATTTCAGGTTTCGAACGACAAGAAAGTGAAATGATACGAATAAAGCAGGCTTATGTCACGCAACAGTCCCGATGTCCGGGGCATTCGAGGTATGCAAATAGCCGCTCGCACCCGTGCCGAGGCATTCGAGTACCGTTCGGGCAAGCTTGGCCGGATCGTGCCGGACCTTCTCACCCGAATCAAGCAGATCGCGTTTGATAACCACGGCTCCCTTCGATCTCTTCCTCGTTCATCGAACCATGGACGCCGATCTGCTCGGCACCTTCTCTTAGATAAAGCTCAGCTTGCCGGTCGGAAACCGGCCGGTTGTTGACAATAAGGAAATCGAACTGAAGCTCCAGAATATGCTCTTTAACGACCTCAAGATGCCTCCGGCCGGTCATTCCGTCAGTTTCTCCGGGCTGGGTCATCAAATTGCAGATGAAGACCTTAATGGCCTCGGATTCAACGATCGCACGCCGGATCGCCGGCACCAGAAGCGGCGGTAAAATGCTTGTGTATAGCGAGCCCGGGCCAACCGTTATCAGGTCCGCACTTCGGATCGCCTCG includes:
- the glmU gene encoding bifunctional UDP-N-acetylglucosamine diphosphorylase/glucosamine-1-phosphate N-acetyltransferase GlmU, translating into MLHRLGETPLINHVCRTAAALGPDKIYVVVGHQADEVKKAVLEEIEADRVEFVTQKEQLGTGDAVNAARDHFTDRDSTLLILSGDVPLIRHETLASLVQYHHNHRGRGAAATVLTVKLKDPTGYGRVVRSGEGLFDRIVEQKDASNVELEINEINAGIYCFDSRKLFAALADVKNDNAQGEYYLTDVPAMLREAGDDVAVYSHGDHKEIEGVNNRVQLAEMERVLRRRTVQRLMLDSGVTFIDPKSVYISERAKFGRDTVIYPNVSVEGNSEIGDGCTIRQGTRLTNARVGHGVEILDNCVVVDSEIGNGCTVGPMAHLRGKAVMMEGAKVGNFVEMKKTQLGRGSKANHLTYLGDATIGDKTNIGAGTITCNYDGKNKHETHIGNDVKIGSDTMLVAPVKVGDGAATGAGSVVTKDVEAGELVVGVPAKTKAP